The proteins below come from a single Oscillospiraceae bacterium genomic window:
- a CDS encoding PTS transporter subunit EIIC — protein sequence MMKYLQKLGKALMLPVAALPVCGILMGIGYAFAPAVMGAEGATSGFAYTLGFLLIKAGGALIDNMAWLFAIGAAVGLSDDHDGTAGLAGLVSFLMMQQLLSPGVVGAVRTLEEGTVDYIAFSKIAGNSFIGILAAIIGAACYNKFKNTQLPDWLAFFSGKRSVAIVTAVVSIVVSVVLLFVWPIIFGVLVALGNGIAKMSGIGAGIYAFLNRLLIPTGLHHALNNVFWFDTIGLGDLKHFWAGDVTGQNGVNWDLGMYMSGFFPCMMFGIPGAALAMVQTAKNKKAAIGLVVSAAICAFVCGVTEPFEFGFMFLCFPLYVVYAALYGIFTIITYYTGFRAGFCFSAGATDLIFSASLPAAAKTWMIIPLGIAAFVVFYLVFKFAITKFDLKTPGREDEDAEAAEANITLANNDFTAIASGVLAAVGGKDNVANVDYCATRLRFEVKDSTGVNEKAVKAAGAAGVIRPSKTACQVVIGPKVQFVYDELKKML from the coding sequence ATGATGAAGTATCTGCAGAAGCTCGGCAAAGCTCTTATGCTTCCCGTTGCTGCGCTGCCCGTCTGTGGTATCCTGATGGGCATCGGTTACGCTTTCGCTCCCGCTGTTATGGGTGCTGAGGGCGCAACTTCCGGTTTCGCTTACACTCTCGGTTTCCTGCTGATCAAGGCCGGCGGCGCCCTGATCGACAACATGGCATGGCTGTTCGCCATCGGCGCTGCTGTGGGTCTGTCTGACGACCACGACGGCACTGCCGGTCTGGCCGGTCTGGTCAGCTTCCTGATGATGCAGCAGCTGCTCAGCCCCGGCGTTGTCGGCGCTGTCCGCACGCTGGAGGAAGGCACCGTCGATTACATTGCTTTCAGCAAGATCGCCGGCAACTCCTTCATCGGCATCCTGGCCGCCATCATCGGTGCTGCCTGCTACAACAAGTTCAAGAATACCCAGCTGCCTGACTGGCTGGCATTCTTCAGCGGCAAGCGCAGCGTTGCTATCGTGACCGCGGTTGTTTCTATCGTGGTTTCCGTTGTTCTGCTGTTTGTCTGGCCCATCATCTTCGGCGTTCTGGTTGCCCTCGGCAACGGCATTGCCAAGATGAGCGGCATCGGCGCCGGCATCTACGCTTTCCTGAACCGTCTGCTGATCCCCACCGGCCTGCATCACGCTCTGAACAACGTGTTCTGGTTCGACACCATCGGTCTGGGCGATCTGAAGCACTTCTGGGCTGGCGATGTCACCGGTCAGAATGGTGTTAATTGGGACCTCGGCATGTACATGTCCGGCTTCTTCCCCTGCATGATGTTCGGTATCCCCGGTGCTGCTCTGGCCATGGTCCAGACTGCCAAGAACAAGAAGGCTGCTATCGGTCTGGTTGTTTCCGCTGCTATCTGCGCCTTCGTCTGCGGCGTTACCGAGCCGTTCGAGTTCGGCTTCATGTTCCTCTGCTTCCCCCTGTATGTTGTCTATGCTGCTCTGTACGGCATCTTCACCATCATTACCTACTACACCGGCTTCCGCGCAGGCTTCTGCTTCTCCGCTGGTGCTACCGACCTGATCTTCTCCGCCAGCCTGCCTGCTGCTGCTAAGACTTGGATGATCATTCCTCTGGGCATCGCTGCCTTCGTCGTGTTCTACCTCGTCTTTAAGTTCGCCATCACCAAGTTCGACCTGAAGACCCCCGGCCGTGAGGATGAGGATGCTGAGGCTGCTGAGGCCAACATCACCCTCGCCAACAACGACTTCACCGCCATCGCCTCCGGCGTTCTGGCTGCTGTCGGCGGCAAGGACAATGTTGCCAACGTTGACTACTGCGCCACTCGTCTGCGCTTCGAGGTCAAGGACAGCACTGGTGTCAACGAGAAGGCCGTCAAGGCTGCTGGTGCTGCCGGCGTTATCCGCCCCAGCAAGACCGCTTGCCAGGTCGTTATCGGCCCCAAGGTTCAGTTTGTCTATGACGAGCTGAAGAAGATGCTGTAA
- the nagB gene encoding glucosamine-6-phosphate deaminase — MKIIRAKDYYDMSRKAANIISAQVIMKPNCVLGLATGGTPVGTYKQLVEWYNKGDIDFSEVTTVNLDEYRGLPKEHPESYWSFMHRNLFDHVNIRPEAINLPDGTNLDAAAECARYDAIIHSVGGVDLQLLGIGNDGHIGFNEPNEAFELGTHCVDLKEETIEANKRFFDGNADLVPKQAYTMGIKTIMQARKVLMVANGKGKADIVKKAFFGPVTPEVPASILQMHPDFILVGDEEALSEI; from the coding sequence ATGAAGATCATCCGTGCTAAGGATTATTACGACATGTCCCGCAAGGCCGCCAACATCATCTCGGCGCAGGTCATCATGAAGCCCAACTGCGTGCTGGGTCTGGCCACCGGCGGTACCCCCGTGGGCACCTACAAGCAGCTGGTCGAGTGGTACAACAAGGGCGATATCGACTTCTCCGAGGTCACGACCGTCAATCTGGACGAGTACCGCGGCCTGCCGAAGGAGCACCCCGAGAGCTATTGGAGCTTCATGCACCGCAACCTGTTTGACCATGTGAACATCCGCCCCGAGGCCATCAACCTGCCCGATGGCACGAACCTCGACGCTGCGGCCGAGTGCGCCCGCTATGACGCCATCATCCACAGTGTCGGCGGCGTTGACCTGCAGCTGCTGGGCATCGGCAACGACGGCCACATCGGCTTCAACGAGCCGAACGAGGCTTTCGAGCTGGGCACCCACTGCGTTGACCTGAAAGAGGAGACCATTGAGGCCAACAAGCGCTTCTTTGACGGCAACGCCGATCTGGTCCCCAAGCAGGCCTACACCATGGGCATCAAGACCATCATGCAGGCCCGCAAGGTCCTGATGGTCGCCAACGGCAAGGGCAAGGCCGACATCGTCAAGAAGGCATTCTTCGGCCCTGTCACGCCGGAGGTCCCCGCCAGCATCCTGCAGATGCACCCCGACTTCATTCTGGTTGGTGACGAGGAAGCCCTGAGCGAGATCTGA
- the nagA gene encoding N-acetylglucosamine-6-phosphate deacetylase, whose protein sequence is MIIKNAKVYSDGCRFVEKDLIIRDGRIVFGAAPLEGEAVIDADGAYALPGLVDIHFHGAVGHDFCDADAAGLQAIADFEASKGVLAICPATMTFSEEILNGIMDVAAAHRNERGADLVGINMEGPYISPRKVGAQNPKYVMGADAAMFRRLQARSGGLIKLVDVAPEEPGNLDFIKECHDEVRISIAHTCTDYETAKAAFAAGATHMTHLYNAMPGITHREPGPIIAALEEGAEVELITDNVHIHPAMVRFTFNTFGDDHVILIADSMMACGLPDGEYSLGGQAVTVRGPRATLTEQPGTIAGSATCLFDCMKRAVLEMGVPLVSAVRAATLNPARSIGVDADYGSLDAGRYGNVVLVNDKLDIVKVIRHGEVIG, encoded by the coding sequence ATGATCATCAAAAATGCAAAAGTTTACAGCGACGGCTGCCGCTTTGTAGAAAAAGATCTTATCATCCGTGACGGCCGCATCGTCTTTGGCGCAGCCCCGCTGGAAGGGGAGGCAGTCATCGACGCGGACGGTGCCTACGCACTGCCGGGTCTGGTGGACATCCATTTCCACGGCGCGGTCGGCCATGATTTCTGTGACGCCGATGCGGCAGGCCTGCAGGCCATCGCGGATTTTGAGGCGAGCAAGGGCGTTCTGGCCATCTGCCCCGCCACGATGACCTTCAGCGAGGAGATCCTGAACGGCATCATGGATGTGGCCGCAGCGCACAGGAACGAGCGCGGCGCAGATCTGGTCGGCATCAATATGGAGGGTCCCTACATCAGCCCCCGCAAGGTCGGCGCCCAGAACCCCAAGTATGTCATGGGGGCGGACGCAGCCATGTTCCGCCGCCTGCAGGCGCGCAGCGGCGGGCTGATCAAGCTGGTCGATGTGGCGCCCGAGGAGCCGGGAAACCTCGACTTCATCAAGGAATGTCACGATGAGGTGCGCATTTCCATCGCGCACACCTGCACCGACTATGAGACAGCCAAGGCTGCCTTTGCCGCCGGTGCCACCCACATGACCCACCTGTACAACGCGATGCCCGGCATCACCCACCGTGAGCCTGGCCCCATCATCGCCGCGCTGGAGGAGGGTGCCGAGGTCGAGCTGATCACCGACAATGTACACATCCACCCCGCCATGGTGCGGTTCACCTTCAACACCTTTGGCGATGACCATGTGATTCTGATCGCCGACAGTATGATGGCCTGCGGCCTGCCGGACGGCGAGTACAGTCTGGGCGGTCAGGCCGTCACGGTGCGCGGACCCCGCGCCACCCTGACCGAGCAGCCCGGCACGATTGCCGGCAGCGCGACCTGCCTGTTTGACTGCATGAAGCGCGCCGTTCTGGAGATGGGCGTGCCCCTTGTAAGCGCCGTCCGCGCCGCCACCCTGAACCCGGCGCGCAGTATCGGTGTCGATGCCGACTACGGCAGCCTTGACGCCGGCCGTTACGGCAATGTCGTGCTGGTCAATGACAAGCTGGATATTGTCAAAGTGATCCGCCACGGAGAGGTTATCGGCTAA